TAAGCATCTGTCGCCAGGGTGATGCCGAGCGTCGCCAACATACCGACAGCCGCCACAGCCACACCGTACAGGCCAGTTGCCCAGGTGGCGATCAAGGTCACCAGGACGACGATGATTACAGGCGCCAGCGTACTCATCATACCCAGGGCCAAGCCACGAATGATGACGATACCCGCGCCACCTTCCGCACTTTGCGAGAGGGCCTTGGTCGGGCCGTACGAAGCCGCTGTAAAGTATTCCGTGAAGTAACCAATGGCAACACCACCAGCAAGGCCGCTGATCGTTGCAATCGCAATCTCAAACGGCAGTTCCAGGAGCATTGTCAGCAGCACAACGACGACTGCTACAGCTACAGAAGCGCTGTAGGTACCACGGCGCAGGCTGCCCAGCAGCATTTCCTGTGTGGCGCCTTCCTGCGTCTGAACGAGGAAGGTTGCGAGAATGCCAATGATGACACCGGAAGCAGCGACCAGAAGCGGGAAGATTTGGGCTGAAACACTGTCGGAAGCCACACCTGCACCCAGGGTCGCCAGCGAGATAGCCGCGATGATAGAGCTGGCATAACTCTCGAACAGGTCGGACCCCATGCCCGCGACATCACCGACATTATCGCCCACGTTATCCGCGATGGTTGCCGGGTTCCGCGGATCATCTTCTGGGATGCCAGCTTCTGTCTTACCAACGAGGTCAGCACCAACGTCAGCAGCCTTGGTATAGATACCGCCACCAACGCGAGCGAAGATTGCGATTGACGTCCCGCCAAAGCCGAAGCCAGCCAGCGCGCTCGCTGCTGTTGCTGCATCCCCAAGCTGGTTGAGGAACAACACAAACAGCACGCTCACACCCAGCAATGCCAGTGATACCACTGTGGTCCCCATGACGGTGCCGCCAGAGAAAGCCACGCGCAAGCCCTTATTCAAACTTTCTGAAGCAGCCTGTGTGGTACGGACATTAGCGCGAACAGCAATATACATACCGACATAGCCTGCGATGCCCGAAGCCAACGCACCCAGCAAGAATGCCAGCGCCGTCCAGGAAGAAATACCCGAACCCGCAACGTTGCTCAGGATGAACAGGATAATTGCCACGACGATGACAAAAACCGTCACAGCAGTATATTCGCGGCGCAAGAAAGCCTGTGCGCCACGCTGAATAGCTTTCGCAATACGCTGCATGGTTTCATTACCAGCAGGCTGCGATAAGACGAAATTACCCTGGTAGATGGCAAAGGCCAGCCCGATGAGGCTGGCAACAACGCCAATACCACCAGCTAAAGTTACATCCATTGCAATACTCCCTATGTTGAACCCGATAGAATGGTCAATTTTACGATGCAAATAGAATATTCGTTAACAACTGACAAATCTTAACTGACGGACTCCCGATTGTGTACACCAAATTCTACCTTGTTGGGGAGACGTAACAAAAGATTATAACGCTAAATAAGGCAGAATTGGGAACGATTTGCATCCGGTGAGTGTCTATACTCACAGGGTTGAGGAAGCCCACACTAGAGTCTATCATTAATTATCTTACATTGATAACGGCACATAATAGGGATCTATGCCGAGCCATACAAGTCAATTAGGCCTCTACGGAGAACAAGCTGCCGTCGCACATCTGCGTGAGCATGGCTATACCATTCATGAAACAAACTGGCATTGCCGTACGGGTGAGATCGATATTATTGCCCAGCAAGATGATATGCTCGTCTTTGTAGAAGTCAAAACACGTCGCACATCTGGCACAGCCCTGGCAGCGATTACACCAACAAAACGAGACCGCATCATCAGCGCCGTTTACGCTTATCTTGATGCGCAAGAACTGGATGATGCAGCATGGCGGATTGATGCCATCAGCGTCACCATCAAACCTCACG
The Phototrophicus methaneseepsis DNA segment above includes these coding regions:
- a CDS encoding YraN family protein; its protein translation is MPSHTSQLGLYGEQAAVAHLREHGYTIHETNWHCRTGEIDIIAQQDDMLVFVEVKTRRTSGTALAAITPTKRDRIISAVYAYLDAQELDDAAWRIDAISVTIKPHEAPMIQHVEDALDW
- a CDS encoding sodium-translocating pyrophosphatase, whose product is MDVTLAGGIGVVASLIGLAFAIYQGNFVLSQPAGNETMQRIAKAIQRGAQAFLRREYTAVTVFVIVVAIILFILSNVAGSGISSWTALAFLLGALASGIAGYVGMYIAVRANVRTTQAASESLNKGLRVAFSGGTVMGTTVVSLALLGVSVLFVLFLNQLGDAATAASALAGFGFGGTSIAIFARVGGGIYTKAADVGADLVGKTEAGIPEDDPRNPATIADNVGDNVGDVAGMGSDLFESYASSIIAAISLATLGAGVASDSVSAQIFPLLVAASGVIIGILATFLVQTQEGATQEMLLGSLRRGTYSASVAVAVVVVLLTMLLELPFEIAIATISGLAGGVAIGYFTEYFTAASYGPTKALSQSAEGGAGIVIIRGLALGMMSTLAPVIIVVLVTLIATWATGLYGVAVAAVGMLATLGITLATDAYGPVADNAGGIAEMSDLPDEVRDRTDALDSLGNTTAATGKGFAIGSAAMTALALSAAFITALGLDAGGEAVVISEILLSPTLITGLFIGALLPYIFSALTMVAVGNAAQDIVMEVRRQFKEIPGIMEGKNDPDYETCVAISTNSAIRQMLLPGIIAVAVPVVLAILTVVGRGNALSHFVDEYTLVGVLMGSLVSAFMLAVMMANAGGAWDNAKKYIESGQFGGKGSDAHKAAVVGDTVGDPFKDTSGPSLNILLKLLAIVSLVIAPMIANPTAAAPLDTTTDTAIEQTIDETATVEEEVVATDTAEEVTEEVTEEAAEDEAAAEATEDADVDVTPEATEEG